From the Rhinolophus sinicus isolate RSC01 linkage group LG02, ASM3656204v1, whole genome shotgun sequence genome, one window contains:
- the TCF20 gene encoding transcription factor 20 isoform X2 — MLEGSWPAAVLLNSMQSFREQSSYHGNQQSYPQEVHGSSRIEEFSPRQAQMFQNFGGAGGSSGGSGGSSGGRRGTAAAAAAMASETSGHQGYQGFRKEAGDFYYMAGNKDPVATGTPQPPQRRPSGPVQSYGPPQGSSFGNQYGSEGHVGQFQAQHSALGGVSHYQQDYTGPFSPGSAQYQQQASSQQQQQVQQLRQQLYQSHQPLPQATGQPASGSSHLQPMQRPSTLPSSATGYQLRVGQFGQHYQSSAAASSSSSFPSPQRFSQSGQSYDGSYSVNAGSQYEGHSVGSNAQAYGTQSNYSYQPQSMKNFEQAKMPQGTQQGQPQPQPPPQHVMQYTNAATKLPLQSQVGQYSQPEVPVRSPMQFHQNFSPISNPSPAASVVQSPSCSSTPSPLMQSGESLQCGQGSVPVGSRNRILQLMPQLSPTPSMMPSPNSHAAGFKGFGLEGVPEKRLTDPGLSSLSALSTQVANLPNTVQHMLLSDALTPQKKTSKRPSSSSKKADSCTNSEGSSQPEEQLKSPVAESPDGGCSSSSEDQGERVRQLSGQSTSSDTTYKGGAAEKAGSSPAQGSQNEAPRLSASPAREEAASPGAKDTPSSSEGNPKVNEKTVGVIVSREAMTSRVEKPGGQDKGSQEDDPTATQRPPSTGGAKETSHTSLPQPEPPGAGGKGNKSGDNNSNHNGEGSGQSGHPAVGPGFIGRTEPSKSPGSLRYSYKDSFGPAVPRSVGGFPQYPTGQDKGDFAGHGERKGRNEKFPSLLQEVLQGYHHHPDRRYSRSTQEHQGMAGGLEGATRPNVLISQTNELASRGLLNKSIGSLLENPHWGPWERKSSSAAPEMKQINLADYPIPRKFEIEPQSSAHEPGGSLSERRSVICDISPLRQIVRDPGAHSLGHMGADTRLGRNERLNPSLSQSVILPGGLVSMETKLKSQSGQIKEEDFEQSKSQASFNNKKSGDHCHPTSIKHESYRGHASPGAAAHDSISDYGPQDSRPTPVRRVPGRVGVREGMRGRSPSQYHDFSEKLKMSPGRSRGPGGDPHHMNPHMTFSERANRSSLHAPFSPNSESLASAYHTNTRAHAYGDPNAGLNSQLHYKRQMYQQQQEEYKDWSSSSAQGVIAAAQHRQEGPRKSPRQQQFLDRVRSPLKNDKDGMMYGPPMGTYHDPSGQEGGRCLMSSDGLSNKGIELKHGSQKLQESGWDLSRQTSPAKSSGPPGMSNQKRYGPPHETDGHGLAEAAQSSKPGNIMLRLPGQEDHSSQNPLIMRRRVRSFISPIPTKRQSQDVKNSSTEAKGRLLHPSKEGADKAFNSYAHLSHSQDFKSIPKRESAKDLPSPDSRNCPAVTLTGPAKTKILPPRKGRGLKLEAIVQKITSPNIRRSASSNSAEAGGDTVTLDDILSLKSGPPEGGDATAADAEMEKRKGDAASDLVGPASQEVTVEKPLARSSEEWRGSGDDKVKTETHPDTVAAGKEAPGAVTSATSQKPGGNQGRPDGSLGGAAALLFPDSKNGPPAGALAPEANPKAEEKETDTVTISPKQEGFPPKGYFPSGKKKGRPIGSVNKQKKQQPPPPPPPPPQVPEGSADGEPKPKKQRQRRERRKPGAQPRKRKSKQAAPIVEPQEPEIKLKYATQPLDKADAKNKSFFPYIHVVNKCELGAVCTIINAEEEEQTKLVRGRKGQRSLTPPPSSTESKVLPASSFMLQGPVVTESSVMGHLVCCLCGKWASYRNMGDLFGPFYPQDYAATLPKNPPPKRATEMQSKVKVRHKSASNGSKTDTEEEEEQQQQKEQRSLAAHPRFKRRHRSEDCGGGPRSLSRGLPCKKATTEGGSEKTVLDSKPPVPTTSEGGPELELQIPELPLDSNEFWVHEGCILWANGIYLVCGRLYGLQEALEIAREMKCSHCQEAGATLGCYNKGCSFRYHYPCAIDADCLLHEENFSVRCPKHKPPLPCPLPPLQNKTAKGSLSTEQSERG, encoded by the coding sequence GAGGGCAGTTGGCCCGCTGCTGTCCTGCTGAACAGTATGCAGTCCTTCCGGGAGCAAAGCAGTTACCACGGAAACCAGCAGAGCTACCCACAGGAGGTACACGGCTCGTCCCGGATAGAAGAGTTCAGCCCTCGCCAGGCCCAGATGTTCCAGAATTTTGGGGGTGCAGGTGGCAGCAGTGGTGGCAGTGGCGGCAGCAGTGGTGGGCGACGAgggacagcagcagcagcggcggccATGGCTAGTGAGACCTCTGGCCATCAAGGCTACCAGGGTTTCAGGAAAGAGGCTGGAGACTTCTACTACATGGCAGGCAACAAAGACCCCGTGGCCACAGGCACCCCACAGCCGCCTCAGCGACGGCCGTCAGGGCCCGTGCAGAGCTACGGACCTCCCCAGGGAAGCAGCTTTGGCAATCAGTACGGGAGTGAGGGCCACGTGGGCCAGTTTCAAGCACAGCACTCTGCCCTGGGGGGCGTGTCTCATTATCAGCAGGATTACACAGGGCCTTTCTCTCCGGGGAGCGCCCAGTACCAACAGCAGGCTtccagccagcagcagcagcaagtcCAGCAGCTGAGACAACAGCTTTACCAGTCCCATCAGCCTCTGCCCCAAGCCACTGGCCAGCCAGCGTCTGGCTCGTCCCATCTGCAGCCCATGCAGCGGCCCTCGACTCTGCCGTCCTCTGCGACTGGTTACCAGTTGCGAGTGGGTCAGTTTGGCCAGCACTACCAGTCCTctgctgctgcctcctcctcctcctccttcccttccccgcAGCGTTTCAGCCAGTCCGGGCAGAGCTACGACGGCAGTTACAGTGTGAATGCCGGTTCCCAGTATGAAGGGCACAGCGTGGGTTCGAACGCACAGGCGTATGGGACACAGTCGAACTACAGTTATCAGCCTCAGTCGATGAAAAATTTTGAACAGGCAAAGATGCCCCAAGGGACCCAGCAGGGGCAGCCGCAGCCGCAGCCTCCCCCTCAGCACGTGATGCAGTACACCAACGCTGCCACCAAGCTGCCCCTGCAGAGCCAGGTGGGCCAGTACAGCCAGCCTGAGGTCCCCGTGAGGTCCCCCATGCAGTTCCACCAGAACTTCAGCCCCATCTCCAACCCCTCCCCCGCCGCCTCTGTGGTGCAGTCTCCGAGCTGTAGCTCCACCCCGTCCCCTCTTATGCAGAGTGGGGAGAGCCTCCAGTGTGGGCAGGGCAGTGTGCCCGTGGGCTCCAGAAACAGAATCCTGCAGCTGATGCCGCAGCTCAGCCCCACGCCGTCCATGATGCCCAGCCCCAACTCGCACGCCGCAGGCTTCAAGGGCTTTGGACTGGAGGGGGTGCCGGAGAAGCGGCTGACGGACCCTGGCTTGAGTAGTTTGAGTGCCCTGAGTACGCAGGTGGCCAATCTCCCAAATACTGTCCAGCACATGCTACTGTCCGATGCCCTGACACCCCAGAAGAAGACCTCCAAGAGGCCCTCCTCCTCTTCTAAGAAAGCAGACAGCTGCACAAACTCTGAAGGTTCCTCACAGCCTGAAGAACAGCTGAAGTCCCCAGTGGCAGAGTCGCCGGATGGAGGCTGCTCCAGCAGTTCTGAGGATCAAGGCGAGAGAGTGAGGCAGCTGAGTGGCCAGAGCACCAGCTCTGACACCACGTACAAGGGTGGAGCCGCAGAGAAAGCCGGCTCCTCCCCAGCACAAGGCTCTCAGAACGAAGCCCCCAGACTCAGTGCCAGTCCTGCCAGAGAAGAGGCCGCCTCGCCAGGTGCTAAGGACACGCCATCGTCATCCGAGGGCAACCCAAAAGTCAACGAGAAGACTGTTGGGGTGATTGTCTCCCGGGAAGCCATGACAAGCCGGGTAGAAAAGCCTGGTGGGCAAGATAAAGGCTCCCAGGAGGATGATCCCACGGCCACTCAAAGGCCACCCAGCACTGGCGGGGCCAAGGAAACCAGTCACACATCACTTCCCCAGCCAGAGCCTCCAGGGGCAGGGGGCAAAGGAAACAAGAGTGGAGATAATAACTCCAACCACAACGGAGAGGGCAGTGGCCAGAGCGGGCACCCCGCCGTGGGCCCTGGCTTTATAGGCAGAACTGAACCCAGCAAATCTCCCGGCAGCCTGCGCTATAGTTACAAAGACAGTTTCGGGCCGGCCGTGCCAAGAAGTGTCGGTGGCTTTCCTCAGTATCCTACAGGCCAAGATAAGGGGGATTTCGCTGGCCACGGGGAGCGAAAGGGTAGAAATGAGAAGTTCCCCAGCCTCCTGCAGGAAGTGCTCCAGGGTTACCACCATCACCCGGACAGGAGATACTCGAGGAGTACTCAGGAGCACCAGGGCATGGCTGGGGGCCTAGAGGGAGCCACGAGGCCTAATGTCTTAATTAGTCAAACCAATGAATTAGCTAGCAGGGGCCTTTTGAACAAAAGCATTGGGTCCCTATTAGAAAACCCCCACTGGGGCCCCTGGGAGAGGAAATCAAGCAGCGCAGCTCCCGAAATGAAACAGATCAATTTGGCTGACTATCCAATTCCCAGAAAGTTTGAAATAGAGCCTCAGTCATCAGCCCATGAGCCCGGGGGTTCCCTCTCTGAAAGAAGATCAGTGATCTGTGATATTTCCCCACTAAGACAGATTGTCAGGGACCCGGGGGCTCACTCACTGGGACACATGGGTGCCGACACCAGACTTGGGAGGAACGAACGTCTCAATCCCAGTTTAAGTCAGTCGGTCATTCTTCCAGGTGGGTTGGTGTCCATGGAAACAAAGCTGAAATCTCAGAGCGGGCAGATAAAAGAGGAAGACTTTGAACAATCCAAATCCCAAGCTAGTTTCAACAACAAGAAGTCTGGAGACCACTGCCATCCCACGAGCATCAAGCATGAGTCTTACCGAGGCCATGCCAGCCCCGGAGCAGCCGCCCATGATTCCATCTCAGACTATGGCCCACAGGACAGCAGACCCACGCCAGTGCGGCGGGTTCCTGGCCGAGTGGGTGTCCGTGAGGGCATGAGGGGTCGGTCCCCTTCTCAGTACCATGACTTTTCAGAGAAATTGAAGATGTCTCCTGGGAGGAGCAGGGGCCCAGGGGGAGACCCTCACCACATGAACCCACACATGACCTTTTCAGAGAGGGCCAACAGGAGTTCTTTACATGCTCCCTTTTCTCCCAACTCGGAGAGCTTGGCCTCTGCTTATCACACAAACACTCGAGCTCATGCTTATGGGGATCCCAACGCAGGCTTGAATTCTCAGCTCCATTATAAGAGGCAGATGTACCAACAGCAACAAGAGGAATATAAAGACTGGAGCAGCAGTTCTGCTCAGGGAGTAATCGCCGCGGCCCAGCACAGGCAGGAGGGGCCACGGAAgagcccacggcagcagcagTTTCTTGACAGAGTGCGGAGCCCTCTGAAAAATGACAAAGATGGCATGATGTATGGCCCACCGATGGGGACTTACCATGACCCCAGCGGTCAGGAAGGTGGGCGCTGCCTCATGTCTAGTGATGGTCTTTCTAACAAAGGCATTGAATTGAAGCACGGCTCGCAGAAGTTACAAGAATCCGGTTGGGACCTTTCCCGGCAGACTTCTCCAGCCAAAAGCAGCGGTCCTCCAGGAATGTCCAATCAAAAACGGTATGGACCGCCCCACGAGACCGATGGGCATGGCCTGGCTGAGGCCGCACAGTCGTCCAAACCTGGTAACATTATGCTGCGGCTGCCGGGTCAGGAGGATCATTCTTCTCAAAACCCCTTAATCATGAGGAGACGCGTCCGTTCTTTCATCTCTCCCATTCCCACCAAGAGACAGTCACAGGACGTAAAGAACAGCAGCACTGAAGCTAAGGGACGCCTCCTTCACCCGTCGAAAGAAGGCGCTGACAAAGCCTTCAATTCCTACGCCCATCTTTCTCACAGTCAGGACTTCAAGTCCATCCCTAAGAGGGAATCCGCCAAGGACCTGCCAAGCCCAGACAGTAGAAACTGCCCCGCTGTTACCCTCACAGGCCCTGCTAAGACCAAAATACTGCCCCCACGGAAAGGTCGGGGCCTGAAATTGGAAGCGATCGTTCAGAAGATCACGTCCCCCAATATTAGGAGGAGTGCGTCCTCAAACAGCGCCGAGGCTGGGGGAGACACGGTCACCCTGGACGACATACTTTCTTTGAAGAGTGGCCCCCCCGAAGGCGGGGATGCTACTGCTGCGGATGCCgagatggagaagaggaagggtGACGCAGCGTCTGACCTGGTCGGTCCAGCAAGCCAGGAGGTGACTGTGGAGAAGCCTCTTGCGAGGTCTTCGGAGGAGTGGCGTGGCAGCGGGGACGACAAAGTGAAGACCGAGACCCACCCAGACACCGTGGCTGCTGGAAAGGAAGCCCCTGGTGCCGTGACATCGGCAACCTCACAGAAGCCTGGGGGTAACCAGGGGAGACCAGATGGTTCCCTGGGTGGGGCAGCAGCCTTGCTCTTCCCTGACTCCAAGAATGGACCTCCAGCGGGCGCCCTGGCCCCTGAGGCCAACCCCAAGGCTGAGGAGAAGGAGACGGACACAGTGACGATTTCCCCCAAGCAGGAGGGCTTCCCCCCGAAGGGGTATTTCCCTTCAGGAAAGAAGAAGGGGAGGCCCATAGGTAGTGTGAATAAGCAAAAGAAACagcagcccccgcccccaccccctccgccccCTCAGGTACCAGAAGGTTCTGCGGATGGAGAGCCGAAGCCAAAAAAGCAGAggcaaaggagggagagaaggaagcctGGGGCGCAGCCGAGGAAGCGGAAAAGCAAACAAGCAGCCCCCATCGTAGAGCCCCAGGAGCCCGAGATCAAACTCAAGTACGCCACCCAGCCACTGGATAAAGCTGACGCCAAGAACAAGTCCTTTTTCCCCTATATCCACGTAGTCAATAAGTGTGAACTTGGAGCCGTTTGTACAATCATCAACGCCGAAGAAGAAGAACAGACCAAATTGGTGAGGGGTCGCAAGGGGCAGAGGTCTCTAACCCCTCCACCCAGCAGCACCGAAAGCAAGGTGCTCCCAGCTTCGTCCTTCATGCTGCAGGGACCCGTGGTGACAGAGTCTTCTGTCATGGGGCACCTGGTTTGCTGTCTGTGTGGCAAGTGGGCCAGTTACCGGAATATGGGTGACCTCTTTGGACCCTTTTATCCCCAAGATTATGCAGCCACTCTCCCGAAGAACCCGCCCCCTAAGAGGGCCACGGAAATGCAGAGCAAAGTTAAGGTACGGCACAAAAGCGCTTCCAACGGCTCCAAGACGGacactgaggaggaggaggagcagcagcagcagaaggagCAGAGGAGCCTGGCCGCCCACCCCAGGTTTAAGCGGCGACACCGCTCGGAAGACTGTGGCGGAGGCCCTCGGTCCCTGTCCCGGGGGCTCCCTTGTAAAAAAGCAACCACGGAGGGCGGCAGCGAAAAGACTGTTTTGGACTCAAAGCCCCCCGTGCCCACCACTTCAGAAGGTGGCCCCGAGCTGGAGTTACAAATCCCTGAACTACCTCTTGACAGCAATGAATTTTGGGTCCATGAGGGTTGTATTCTCTGGGCCAATGGAATCTACCTGGTCTGTGGCAGGCTCTATGGCCTACAGGAGGCGCTGGAAATAGCCAGAGAGATG